The following proteins are encoded in a genomic region of Periophthalmus magnuspinnatus isolate fPerMag1 chromosome 23, fPerMag1.2.pri, whole genome shotgun sequence:
- the myf6 gene encoding myogenic factor 6 isoform X2, translating to MMDLFENNTFLFSDLRYLEEGDHDTLQNLDMAGVSPLYHGTDSPLSTSQDHVQSETGGDSSGEEHVLAPPGLRAHCEGQCLMWACKICKRKAAPTDRRKAATLRERRRLKKINEAFEALKRKTVANPNQRLPKVEILRSAISYIERLQELLQSMDEQDTKHNGPTTYNNKEQQHSLVMHPAACNISLLLWTVLTLRRRASQRTAQKTKL from the exons ATGATGGACCTTTTtgagaacaacacatttttatttagtgatCTGCGTTACCTGGAAGAAGGAGACCATGACACTCTACAGAACTTGGACATGGCGGGAGTGTCCCCTCTGTACCACGGCACTGACAGTCCGCTGTCCACGAGCCAGGATCATGTTCAGTCCGAGACCGGAGGCGACAGCAGTGGAGAGGAGCACGTCCTCGCGCCGCCTGGGCTCAGGGCGCACTGCGAGGGCCAGTGCCTCATGTGGGCCTGTAAAATCTGCAAGAGAAAAGCAGCGCCCACAGACAGGCGCAAGGCCGCCACACtccgagagaggaggaggctcaAGAAGATCAACGAGGCCTTCGAAGCACTCAAGAGGAAGACCGTGGCGAACCCCAACCAGCGACTGCCCAAAGTGGAGATCTTACGCAGCGCCATCAGCTACATAGAGAGACTACAGGAGCTACTGCAGTCAATGGACGAACAGGACACAAAGCACAATGGGCCTACAACATACAACAACAAGGAGCAACAACAT AGTCTGGTGATGCATCCTGCAGCCTGCAACATCTCTCTTCTATTGTGGACAGTATTAACACTGAGGAGAAGAGCTTCACAGAGGACAGCTCAGAAAACTAAATTatga
- the lin7a gene encoding protein lin-7 homolog A isoform X1 — translation MATVVQPLTLERDVARAIELLEKLQDTGDVPSHKLQSLKKVLQSEFCTAIREVYQYMHETITVNGCPEYQARATAKATVAAFAASEGHSHPRVVELPKTDEGLGFNVMGGKEQNSPIYISRIIPGGVAERHGGLKRGDQLLSVNGVSVEGEHHEKAVELLKAAKDSVKLVVRYTPKVLEEMEARFEKLRTARRRQQQQLLMQQQQQQQQQSQASQQNHMSLFQKKK, via the exons ATGGCGACAGTGGTCCAACCGCTCACCCTGGAGCGAG ACGTTGCCAGGGCCATTGAGTTGCTAGAGAAGCTGCAGGACACAGGAGATGTCCCCAGTCACAAACTTCAGTCTTTGAAGAAAGTGCTTCAGAGTGAGTTCTGCACGGCGATCAGAGAG gtCTATCAGTATATGCATGAAACCATCACTGTAAATGGCTGTCCAGAGTACCAGGCGAGGGCCACTGCCAAG GCCACAGTGGCAGCATTTGCAGCCAGTGAAGGTCACTCACACCCAAGGGTGGTGGAGCTGCCCAAAACAGACGAGGGGCTTGGCTTTAACGTTATGGGCGGAAAGGAGCAGAACTCACCCATCTACATCTCACGCATCATCCCGGGGGGCGTGGCTGAGAGACACGGGGGCCTGAAGAGAGGAGACCAGCTGCTCTCTGTCAATGGAGTG AGTGTAGAAGGGGAGCACCACGAGAAGGCCGTAGAGCTCTTGAAAGCAGCCAAGGACAGTGTGAAGTTGGTGGTCCGGTACACCCCCAAAGtgctggaggagatggaggcaCGGTTTGAGAAGCTGCGCACAGCCCGGCGgcgtcagcagcagcagctcctcatgcagcagcagcaacagcagcagcagcagagccaggCCTCACAGCAGAACCACATGTC GTTGTTTCAGAAGAAAAAGTGA
- the myf5 gene encoding myogenic factor 5: protein MRVLGSVLGHIRGRGATDPHIALKSHHISLLPCSACPTEVMDVFSQSQVYYDCASSPDSLDFGPGAELAGSEEDEHIRVPGAPHQPGHCLQWACKACKRKSSFVDRRRAATMRERRRLKKVNHAFEALRRCTSANPSQRLPKVEILRNAIQYIESLQELLREQVENYYNLPGEGSSEPSSPLSSCSEGMAESNSPVWHQLNTNYNSSYSYSKIDHLNEKSAGASSLECLSSIVDRLSSVEASGGPSSLRDVASYSPISTDSQPCTPDSPGTRPVYHVL from the exons ATGCGGGTCCTTGGCTCTGTCCTGGGACATATAAGAGGGCGAGGGGCCACTGATCCTCACATTGCTCTGAAGTCTCACCACATCAGTCTTCTGCCTTGCTCAGCGTGTCCTACAGAGGTCATGGATGTGTTTTCTCAGTCCCAGGTGTACTATGACTGTGCCTCTTCTCCAGACAGTTTGGACTTTggtcctggagcagagctggCTGGTTCTGAGGAGGATGAGCACATTAGGGTCCCAGGAGCGCCCCATCAGCCAGGACACTGTCTGCAGTGGGCCTGCAAGGCCTGCAAGCGCAAGTCAAGCTTTGTGGATCGCAGAAGGGCTGCCACCATGCGTGAGCGCAGACGACTGAAGAAGGTCAACCACGCATTTGAGGCTTTGCGCCGCTGTACCTCTGCCAACCCAAGTCAGCGCCTGCCCAAAGTGGAGATCCTCCGTAATGCCATCCAATACATCGAGAGTCTGCAGGAGCTGCTGAGGGAGCAGGTGGAGAACTACTACAACCTCCCAGGAGAGGGCAGCTCTGAGCCCAGCAGTCCACTGTCCAGTTGCTCTGAGGGAATG GCTGAAAGCAACAGTCCGGTGTGGCATCAGCTCAATACAAACTACAACAGCAGTTATTCGTATTCTAAAATTG atcaCTTGAATGAGAAATCTGCTGGTGCGTCCAgtctggagtgtttgtccagcaTTGTAGACCGCCTCTCTTCAGTGGAGGCCAGCGGTGGACCCTCATCTCTACGAGACGTGGCCAGTTACTCCCCCATCAGCACTGACTCACAGCCCTGCACACCAGACAGTCCCGGTACCAGACCTGTGTACCATGTTCTTTGA
- the lin7a gene encoding protein lin-7 homolog A isoform X2 gives MATVVQPLTLERDVARAIELLEKLQDTGDVPSHKLQSLKKVLQSEFCTAIREVYQYMHETITVNGCPEYQARATAKATVAAFAASEGHSHPRVVELPKTDEGLGFNVMGGKEQNSPIYISRIIPGGVAERHGGLKRGDQLLSVNGVSVEGEHHEKAVELLKAAKDSVKLVVRYTPKVLEEMEARFEKLRTARRRQQQQLLMQQQQQQQQQSQASQQNHMS, from the exons ATGGCGACAGTGGTCCAACCGCTCACCCTGGAGCGAG ACGTTGCCAGGGCCATTGAGTTGCTAGAGAAGCTGCAGGACACAGGAGATGTCCCCAGTCACAAACTTCAGTCTTTGAAGAAAGTGCTTCAGAGTGAGTTCTGCACGGCGATCAGAGAG gtCTATCAGTATATGCATGAAACCATCACTGTAAATGGCTGTCCAGAGTACCAGGCGAGGGCCACTGCCAAG GCCACAGTGGCAGCATTTGCAGCCAGTGAAGGTCACTCACACCCAAGGGTGGTGGAGCTGCCCAAAACAGACGAGGGGCTTGGCTTTAACGTTATGGGCGGAAAGGAGCAGAACTCACCCATCTACATCTCACGCATCATCCCGGGGGGCGTGGCTGAGAGACACGGGGGCCTGAAGAGAGGAGACCAGCTGCTCTCTGTCAATGGAGTG AGTGTAGAAGGGGAGCACCACGAGAAGGCCGTAGAGCTCTTGAAAGCAGCCAAGGACAGTGTGAAGTTGGTGGTCCGGTACACCCCCAAAGtgctggaggagatggaggcaCGGTTTGAGAAGCTGCGCACAGCCCGGCGgcgtcagcagcagcagctcctcatgcagcagcagcaacagcagcagcagcagagccaggCCTCACAGCAGAACCACATGTCGTAG
- the myf6 gene encoding myogenic factor 6 isoform X1, whose translation MMDLFENNTFLFSDLRYLEEGDHDTLQNLDMAGVSPLYHGTDSPLSTSQDHVQSETGGDSSGEEHVLAPPGLRAHCEGQCLMWACKICKRKAAPTDRRKAATLRERRRLKKINEAFEALKRKTVANPNQRLPKVEILRSAISYIERLQELLQSMDEQDTKHNGPTTYNNKEQQHAGVYWKHSDPWPSSADHSTTTVTCQREESGDASCSLQHLSSIVDSINTEEKSFTEDSSEN comes from the exons ATGATGGACCTTTTtgagaacaacacatttttatttagtgatCTGCGTTACCTGGAAGAAGGAGACCATGACACTCTACAGAACTTGGACATGGCGGGAGTGTCCCCTCTGTACCACGGCACTGACAGTCCGCTGTCCACGAGCCAGGATCATGTTCAGTCCGAGACCGGAGGCGACAGCAGTGGAGAGGAGCACGTCCTCGCGCCGCCTGGGCTCAGGGCGCACTGCGAGGGCCAGTGCCTCATGTGGGCCTGTAAAATCTGCAAGAGAAAAGCAGCGCCCACAGACAGGCGCAAGGCCGCCACACtccgagagaggaggaggctcaAGAAGATCAACGAGGCCTTCGAAGCACTCAAGAGGAAGACCGTGGCGAACCCCAACCAGCGACTGCCCAAAGTGGAGATCTTACGCAGCGCCATCAGCTACATAGAGAGACTACAGGAGCTACTGCAGTCAATGGACGAACAGGACACAAAGCACAATGGGCCTACAACATACAACAACAAGGAGCAACAACAT GCTGGAGTGTATTGGAAGCACTCTGACCCCTGGCCCTCCTCTGCAGACCATTCCACTACAACAGTGACATGCCAGAGAGAGG AGTCTGGTGATGCATCCTGCAGCCTGCAACATCTCTCTTCTATTGTGGACAGTATTAACACTGAGGAGAAGAGCTTCACAGAGGACAGCTCAGAAAACTAA